DNA sequence from the Chitinophaga flava genome:
TCTGTTTGTCACTGACATGCGTAAAAGGATGACCGGCGTAGAAGTCTTTGTACAGCTGTACTGCTGCCTCCAGTGTCAGGTCGCTTTGCAGGTAAGACGTTACCCAGATACCTCTGGGGAAATCGCCGCGTACCGGAACAAAGTTCACCTCCTCTGCAAAGCCAGGCTGCAGCTGCTGCAGGCTTCGTCGGATTTCCTTCAGATGCTGGTGGTTGAGTACTTTGTAGGTTGACATGTTGTTGGCTCTCCAGGTAAAATGCGAAGTAGCCTGCAAGCTTTGACCAGCGCCGGTGGAACCAGTGATGCCGGTGGTATGTACTTCTTTCAGCAGACCTGCTTTGGCCAGCGGCAGAATACCTAACTGGATAGCAGTAGCAAAACAACCGGGGTTAGCGATATTGCTGGCCGTTTTGATTTTCTCCCGCTGCAGCTCCGGTAGTCCGTATACGAACTCCCTTTCGCCAACGCTTTCGCCTAAACGAAAATCCTGGCTCAGATCAATTATTTTCACATGCGGAGCCACTGGTGTTGCTTCCAGGAATTTTCTGGATTCACCATGCCCCAGACACAGGAACATCACATCAATATCATTGCTCAGTTCAGCGGTGAAAGAGCGCTCAGTTTCACCCAGTAGGTCGGCATGTACTGCATACAAAGGATTGCCTGCGTTACTACGGCTGTGCACAAACGAAATAGACACATCCGGATGGTTTAATAAAAGCCGGATCATCTCTCCGCCGGTATAGCCAGCCCCTCCAACGATTCCAGCCCTTATCTTTTTATCATTTGCCATGTCGTGAATACTTGTTTAGATAGATTGTTTAACCTGATGCCAGATCATAGTCTGGTTACCGAAGATTTTGCTGAAGCCTCTTACATCATCACCGCTCCAGCCGCTGTTCATCTCACCGTATTTACCAAACTTGCTGCTCATCAGATCGTACGGAGACTGGATACCGGTCACCTGGAAGCGGTAAGGCATCAGGGTTACAAATACTTCACCGGAAACGTTTTCCTGCGTATGTTGCAGGAAAGCTTCGATATCACGCATTACAGGGTCCATGATCTGACCTTCGTGCATCCAGTTGCCATAGAACTGTGCCAGCTGGTCTTTCCAGGTCAGCTGCCATTTGGTGAGCACATGTTTTTCGAGGGCGTGGTGTGCTTTGATGATCACCATCGGAGCCGCGGCTTCAAAACCTACACGGCCTTTGATACCGATGATGGTATCGCCAACGTGAATATCACGGCCGATAGCAAACGGACCGGCAATCGTTTGTAAATATTGAATCGCTTCTGTAGGATGCGCGAATTTCTGGTCGTTGATACCAATCAGTTCACCTTTTTCAAAAGTCAGTTTCACTTGTTCTTCTCCTTGTTTGGTCAACTGTGTAGGCCAGGCTTCTTCCGGCAGCATACCGTTGGAGGTCAGTGTTTCCTTACCACCTACGGAAGTACCCCAAAGGCCTTTGTTGATAGAGTACATAGCCTTTTCGAAGTTCACTTCTACACCTTTGGAACGCAGGTAGGCAATCTCTTCTTCACGGCTCAGTTTCATATCGCGGATAGGCGTGATGATCTCCACATTCGGGATCATGATATGAAACACCATGTCAAAACGAACCTGGTCGTTGCCAGCACCGGTGCTGCCGTGTGCTACGGCGTCTGCACCCACTTCTTTTACATATTCCGCGATGGCAAGCGCCTGGCTCATACGCTCAGCACTTACGCTCAGCGGATAGGTATTATTTTTCAGTACATTACCGAAGATCAGGTATTTAATAACGCCATCGTAGTAGGATCGGACCGCATTAACAGTCTTGTGACTCTTAACGCCCAGGTTATAAGCACGTTTCTCTATTTCCTGCAGTTCTTCATCCGAAAAACCACCAGTGTTTACAATCACCGAATGAACTTCATATCCTTTTTCGTTGGTCAGATATTTAACGCAATAGGAAGTATCAAGTCCTCCGCTGAATCCCAGTACTACTTTTTTCATTTTACGACATCATTTTTTTATTTCCAGAACAAATATTTCAGACAGTTATATAGTGGTTAGAACAGGAAGAATTTTTTCCTTGTTCCGGTAGCGCCACCTTCTTTTTTGCTGTTCAGCAAAACAAATCTTTTAAATCTTAACCAGCGATCGTACAGCTTTATGTTTCCTTTAAATCCACGACGTTTTTTCTCCTGAAGAATCTGACCTTCAGGCGTTACGGAGAGCTGGTTAACAGGTGCTTCCATTTTCGCTTTGGCATCAGCCATAGCACGCTCTTCCGCTTCTTTCAGTTTTTCAGCGGGATCGTAGAGCATAGCAGTACAGAGACAGTTCTTCCGTTGTTTGCTGGTGAGAATATCAAAATTGATACAGCTACGGCAACCTTTCCAGAACTCTTCATCATCTGTCAGCTCAGAATAGGTAACCGGTTCATATCCCAGTTCGGAGTTGATTTTCATAACGGCCAGTCCTGTAGTAAGACCGAAGATTTTAGACTCGGGGTACTTTTCGCGTGACAGTTCAAAAATTTTCTTTTTGATGGCTTTGGCTACGCCATGCCCACGGAAAGCAGGATTCACGATCAACCCGGAATTGGCTACAAATTTTCCATGTCCCCAGGCTTCTATATAACAAAAGCCCACCCAGTCACCGTTGTCGGTCACTGCAATTACAGCTTTGCCCTCCTGCATTTTAAGCTCTACATATGACGGGGAACGTTTGGCAATACCAGTTCCACGCGCTTTTGCAGACGCTTCCATCTCATCAGTGATGGTCTTTGAATAGTGAATATCGTCAGGTGTAGCTACCCTAACGATGATATGCTGATTTTCCAACTTTTAAAATTGAAATCGTGAACCAATAAACTACATTGAAGACTTCCATTACTGGAACATCACCAGGAATGGGAGTCCTGGCGCGATAGCGGTTGTTATATGACAAGCGCTATCAAATCCTGGGTCGTCGGGAAAGGAATCTAAAGACATTGAACCCAACAGAATATACCCCTTTCTGTAAAGCGGGATGATATGCGGAGATGTTGGTATGAGTTGCGTTTTTTTCCAACTTCAGTTCAGCGTTAAATTGTTATAAATATTGTCTTTAGTTTAGATTATCCGCAAAGTTATAACAATATCTTTTTAATCAATCGAATTTTTTTTGGAAGTTATAGTTTTTTTTCAAACCGTTAACAAAAAGGCGGCTGCGCCCAACTTGTCAGGGGCCAGCCGCCTTATACTTTAAAGAATTATCTATTATCTGGTGATCACACTCAGCTCTGCAATACTTGCCCGGCTCTCTTTTTCTGTAGCAGGAGTAAGTGCCACCAGGCGGACAAACCTGGCCGCTACCGGTGCAAAGCTC
Encoded proteins:
- a CDS encoding GNAT family N-acetyltransferase, which codes for MENQHIIVRVATPDDIHYSKTITDEMEASAKARGTGIAKRSPSYVELKMQEGKAVIAVTDNGDWVGFCYIEAWGHGKFVANSGLIVNPAFRGHGVAKAIKKKIFELSREKYPESKIFGLTTGLAVMKINSELGYEPVTYSELTDDEEFWKGCRSCINFDILTSKQRKNCLCTAMLYDPAEKLKEAEERAMADAKAKMEAPVNQLSVTPEGQILQEKKRRGFKGNIKLYDRWLRFKRFVLLNSKKEGGATGTRKKFFLF
- the argC gene encoding N-acetyl-gamma-glutamyl-phosphate reductase, with the protein product MANDKKIRAGIVGGAGYTGGEMIRLLLNHPDVSISFVHSRSNAGNPLYAVHADLLGETERSFTAELSNDIDVMFLCLGHGESRKFLEATPVAPHVKIIDLSQDFRLGESVGEREFVYGLPELQREKIKTASNIANPGCFATAIQLGILPLAKAGLLKEVHTTGITGSTGAGQSLQATSHFTWRANNMSTYKVLNHQHLKEIRRSLQQLQPGFAEEVNFVPVRGDFPRGIWVTSYLQSDLTLEAAVQLYKDFYAGHPFTHVSDKQIDLKQVVNTNKVLIQLEKVGNKLVIHSIEDNLLKGASGQAVQNMNIMCGLDETAGLKLKSIVF
- the argG gene encoding argininosuccinate synthase → MKKVVLGFSGGLDTSYCVKYLTNEKGYEVHSVIVNTGGFSDEELQEIEKRAYNLGVKSHKTVNAVRSYYDGVIKYLIFGNVLKNNTYPLSVSAERMSQALAIAEYVKEVGADAVAHGSTGAGNDQVRFDMVFHIMIPNVEIITPIRDMKLSREEEIAYLRSKGVEVNFEKAMYSINKGLWGTSVGGKETLTSNGMLPEEAWPTQLTKQGEEQVKLTFEKGELIGINDQKFAHPTEAIQYLQTIAGPFAIGRDIHVGDTIIGIKGRVGFEAAAPMVIIKAHHALEKHVLTKWQLTWKDQLAQFYGNWMHEGQIMDPVMRDIEAFLQHTQENVSGEVFVTLMPYRFQVTGIQSPYDLMSSKFGKYGEMNSGWSGDDVRGFSKIFGNQTMIWHQVKQSI